In the genome of Vicia villosa cultivar HV-30 ecotype Madison, WI linkage group LG7, Vvil1.0, whole genome shotgun sequence, one region contains:
- the LOC131620891 gene encoding uncharacterized protein LOC131620891, translating into MSSPSPLQSAMLMGAPSFPNAIAWSDENLIAVASGHIVTILRPDSPYGPRGLIQVFPGEPRILGFVERKDLLSGGLLPTALYRDDKPVVRSISWSPLGMASNSGCLIAVCNSEGHVKVYRPPFCDFCAEWIEVVDITEMLFEYFQCTEFRGTGVSSLNFSKVPSIRPCLQKNASDQADSVTRNDKLLKKVPLISADEYASRTAMLYSLVVSWSPLLCVASEFCSDPVNTSAPVSLLAIGGKSGEISFWRFDQPDCYTIEETKAPIAVKFAGFLQAHNSWITTMSWLLFAFDSSNPLIVLATGSSDGSVKVWLAENNNLKSSEVDQTSFVLLKEVITVNAVPVSVLSVTVHAQYPSKMLLAIGKCSGSIEIWLCDISSKEFDKLGSYDAHHYAVTGLTWAFGGRFLCSCSQDKLLHGWILHERRLEEIAKFSEMLRSNDSTCPSRDAYDSSFGVAVSPGNLVIAAVHCFDVDKLNRMYEGRILRAAIDYFWIGGLQMDVWLKSPFSRCIEELPSFLEKELIYWGTNIIWSLNQYQCLDKALVFWDISAALFAFMDNNSQYVEHLVIKWLSLSFLESHKNLPPEEMLSRLISRLSDVPSRLLHLLNIICRRVMLAKLDPDQIAKINSEVQNLDGACPVIDDQMTKWIEILLGSERELRERHVGFSFSAVKTTRSLQKSPPSKPGRWYPSGLKQMEQWVALNQEHIRDQLKFVVPKVTREKRFASKKCSAVESCSYCSAAVPFESPEFGFCQSKDCASDTIKRRKLLRCAVCMEVCPNSPLWFCVCCHRVVFRLAPEPLFRMPSFCLDTDSSNRSSSQAVSSKPLCPFCGILLQRKQPDFLLSPAPV; encoded by the exons ATGAGTTCTCCAAGTCCGTTACAGTCAGCGATGCTTATGGGAGCACCAAGTTTTCCGAACGCCATTGCTTGGTCTGATGAGAATCTCATTGCTGTTGCTTCGGGTCACATCGTTACCATACTT aGACCTGACTCGCCTTATGGACCACGTGGCTTGATTCAAGTCTTCCCCGGCGAGCCTCGTATTTTAGGGTTTGTAGAAAGAAAAG ATTTACTCTCTGGAGGTCTCCTGCCTACGGCTTTGTATCGGGATGATAAACCAGTTGTTCGATCAATATCATGGTCTCCACTTGGCATGGCTTCCAACTCTGG GTGCTTGATAGCTGTTTGCAATTCTGAAGGACACGTGAAAGTTTATCGTCCacctttttgtgatttttgtgcTGAATGGATCGAG GTTGTGGACATTACTGAAATGCTGTTTGAATACTTTCAATGTACTGAGTTTCGAGGTACAGGGGTTTCTTCATTAAATTTCTCCAAA gttCCTAGCATTAGACCGTGTCTGCAAAAAAATGCATCAGATCAAGCCGATTCTGTCACACGTAATGATAAACTGTTGAAAAAAGTGCCACTGATAAGCGCAGATGAATATGCTTCCCGTACTGCAATGCTTTATTCGCTTGTTGTTTCATGGTCTCCCTTGCTGTGTGTAGCATCTGAGTTTTGTTCTGATCCTGTCAATACAAGTGCTCCTGTCAGTCTTCTTGCTATCGGAGGGAAGTCTGGTGAAATCTCGTTTTGGAGATTCGACCAACCAGATTGTTATACTATTGAGGAGACAAAAGCCCCAATTGCTGTGAAGTTTGCTGGTTTTCTTCAGGCACACAATTCATGGATCACAACAATGAGTTGGCTGTTGTTTGCTTTTGATTCTTCAAATCCTCTAATTGTATTAGCTACTGGAAGCTCTGATGGGAG TGTGAAGGTTTGGTTGGCTGAAAATAACAATCTGAAATCATCAGAAGTTGATCAAACATCCTTCGTGTTATTGAAGGAG GTTATAACTGTCAATGCTGTCCCAGTTTCGGTACTTTCAGTAACTGTGCATGCTCAATACCCCTCCAAGATGCTTTTAGCCATAGGCAAATGTTCTGGTTCCATTGAGATATGGCTGTGTGACATATCTTCTAAGGAATTTGATAAGCTTGGGTCATATGATGCACATCATTATGCT GTTACCGGTTTAACTTGGGCATTTGGTGGAAGATTTTTGTGCAGTTGTAGCCAG GATAAATTATTGCATGGATGGATTTTGCACGAGCGCCGCCTAGAGGAAATAGCCAAATTTTCTGAGATGCTCCGCAGCAATGATTCAACCTGC CCATCAAGAGATGCATATGATTCAAGTTTTGGTGTAGCTGTGTCCCCTGGAAATCTTGTCATTGCAGCT GTTCATTGCTTTGATGTTGATAAACTGAATCGAATGTATGAAGGAAG GATTCTGAGGGCAGCTATTGACTACTTCTGGATTGGTGGGCTACAAATGGATGTTTGGTTGAAATCTCCTTTTTCACGTTGCATTGAAGAACTTCCCAGTTTTCTTGAGAAAGAATTAATTTATTGGGGGACCAATATCATATGGTCTTTAAACCAGTATCAATGTCTTGATAAGGCTTTGGTTTTTTGGGATATAAGTGCAGCATTATTTGCTTTCATGGATAACAACTCACAATATGTAGAACATTTAGTGATCAAATGGCTCTCATTATCATTTCTGGAATCTCATAAGAATCTTCCTCCTGAAGAAATGTTGTCACGTCTCATTTCAAGGTTATCAGACGTTCCTTCTCGGCTGCTACACTTACTCAATATAATATGTAGACGTGTAATGTTAGCAAAGCTGGATCCTGATCAGATAGCCAAAATAAACAGCGAAGTTCAAAACTTAGATGGGGCATGTCCTGTCATTGATGATCAAATGACTAAGTGGATAGAAATTCTTTTAGGCAGTGAAAGAGAGCTCCGTGAAAGGCACGTAGGTTTTAGTTTCTCTGCTGTCAAAACTACCAGGTCCCTTCAAAAATCACCTCCATCCAAACCTGGCCGCTGGTATCCTTCTGGATTAAAACAAATGGAACAATGGGTTGCTTTAAATCAGGAACACATACGCGACCAGTTGAAATTTGTTGTACCGAAAGTTACTCGGGAAAAAAG GTTTGCGAGCAAGAAATGTTCAGCAGTGGAGTCATGCAGTTATTGTTCTGCAGCTGTTCCATTTGAATCCCCAGAGTTTGGTTTTTGTCAAAGTAAAGATTGTGCCAGTGATACTATTAAACGCCGCAAGTTATTGAGATGTGCTGTTTGTATGGAGGTTTGTCCTAATAGCCCCCTATGGTTTTGTGTATGTTGCCACAGGGTTGTGTTTAGATTGGCTCCAGAACCTCTTTTTAGGATGCCTTCATTTTGTTTAGATACAGACTCGTCAAATAGATCTTCCTCTCAAGCAGTTTCCTCAAAACCATTGTGTCCCTTTTGTGGGATTCTGCTACAGAGGAAACAACCAGATTTTCTACTTTCTCCTGCACCTGTATAA
- the LOC131620892 gene encoding universal stress protein PHOS32 yields MAKTHQVGVAMDFSPTSKLALRWAVDNLINKNDHIIMIIVQPPSADHTRKELFEITGSPLVPLEELREINFTKQYGIAKDVEVIDILETASKTKGAKVVAKVYWGDPREKLCSAVEDLHLDSLVVGSRGLGTIKSVLLGSVSKHVVTNASCPVTVVKGTQPSKSRN; encoded by the exons ATGGCAAAAACACACCAAGTTGGAGTAGCCATGGACTTCTCTCCTACCAGCAAATTAGCACTTAGATGGGCCGTTGATAATCTGATCAACAAAAATGATCATATCATCATGATCATCGTTCAACCTCCCTCGGCTGATCACACCAGAAAAGAACTTTTTGAAATTACTGGTTCAC CTTTGGTGCCTCTAGAGGAATTGAGGGAAATAAACTTTACAAAGCAATATGGGATTGCCAAGGATGTTGAAGTCATAGATATCCTTGAAACTGCCTCCAAGACCAAAGGG GCAAAGGTAGTTGCAAAGGTGTATTGGGGAGATCCAAGGGAGAAATTATGCAGTGCTGTGGAAGATCTTCATTTGGACTCATTGGTTGTTGGAAGCAGGGGTTTAGGTACCATTAAAAG TGTGCTGTTAGGAAGTGTTAGCAAGCATGTGGTTACAAATGCTTCTTGCCCTGTCACAGTGGTCAAGGGAACGCAACCTTCAAAGTCTAGGAATTGA